In Mytilus trossulus isolate FHL-02 chromosome 14, PNRI_Mtr1.1.1.hap1, whole genome shotgun sequence, a genomic segment contains:
- the LOC134696388 gene encoding uncharacterized protein LOC134696388 → MKRHLNIFVKRELSLDMPITNRRFHPNERDIRNHMYLALTKTRFSKNDQQNLQCLVRKWEAEYTLDTFFLRLGSDGKQKEKNNDDVEEVPQFLFVHQSETQKRLLNIYGQEICLLDATYKTSRYDLPLFLVCVNTNVGYSVVASFIVANENRYTIQEALIKLRDWNPMWKPKYFMCDFDLREIWALEQTFEGLMVYLCDFHREQAWHRWLREIKHDCIDEKDEIKKMLREIADADSAESYANALQQLRSSDIFKAKVSLRNWLENKWLLNCKRWSKLFRNSLFNIRVNTTNGLERQHKELKENYLTEYIDKSLSSMVTSLVTKYLPDSYERYKEYNIQSLDNYRKYSNDVPEFLRSRPRKFVDHCLARIPPAATLIPIENMEEVNHDLLVRSVESDNLYQVRLNDDLPKCSCPDWRKHHWPCKHMLAVMMNMPNKDWNTLPEYYKATPHFNIDFGLLETNRTETLIVNNASSSMKDECQQDSTACRDNTVENSSSKARNLCLDNIKQITSNLFCINNSQYLEELNNRLAVLVKETEMEAPHQNGLRLNLPATKKKTISRKQKNNLQQKKSNFTRRLTKRSASIKKVPFMRRPHWRKYTKTLSPVKMSSNVYSAGLCNEESKKSMTISLTEIDRRNATDLLRKIQSIGNASHYILAKVYGVNVTDIDIASLFGNRWLTDQVIDAYLAVLCQAQQDNGRNILHITAAVMTNICKGDSIGNQNLFQTKILTDYEMICGVYNQAGNHWDLVILTPTDGRIQFYNPMGFEAPVAYQVQRNWSDYLAYRTHLFAEKTKEWKLYVEKHALQLDGYNCGVYCLMFAERILSKKELTGITQIEVQEKRKEIAETLLLYEVYMKDACPCCGFNVQEQPCIGCLICGRHFHKLPFCVGESLAKEDANFFTCKMCENNIIPDTIDLGGILEEKPVKDSINPDQYCEPKPEMKKTFTGTTALFVKNLIESKFSEESIENFFDKISILDVRDCWLSLVDTFMEIKENLPFNPEDVKWKVPECRRKLFSMGEFGDGYIENIPTKYIRDHVYPIKVQTKASWTIFSGLSVFIFGTETKAQQIRLAIVCTEFSEIDKTQNYNDKTIIQMELKKMDNFCKDEDILGLFHLRFIPMAFKLNVCIHKRLNGIEETFRHECQEPNGTVEFLSMHLKKEPCVSYHLLVDGIFIFNRGPELREQCGANQFGLCQGRSESYIQCGKCLQKYHRQCVIVEVETFACGCHIERPLKSRNERIYRCKEEFMKHVKSLDIKKLVSDISCENINSARWQTMIGTNPKEKQIWKDGNNMVLTMTGAPTEITNYVIQQTNSKSLSAKGFVMDVFAPEAVVKVIMMVENINRMRAELFLLKDISANYECSNTSKI, encoded by the exons ATGAAGAGGCACCTAAACATCTTTGTTAAGAGAGAACTTTCTTTGGACATGCCTATAACTAACAGAAGATTTCATCCAAATGAGCGAGACATAAGAAATCATATGTATTTAGCCTTAACCAAGACAAG gttttCAAAGAATGATCAACAGAATTTACAATGTCTGGTGAGGAAATGGGAGGCTGAATATACAttggatactttttttttaagactgGG ATCAGATggtaaacaaaaagaaaaaaataatgatgatgTTGAGGAAGTTCCCCAGTTTCTTTTTGTTCATCAATCGGAAACACAGAAGAGGCTTCTAAATATTTATGGCCAGGAGATTTGCTTGTTGGATGCAACATATAAAACATCGAGATATGACCTTCCTCTGTTCTTGGTTTGCGTCAATACAAATGTTGGATATAGTGTTGTAGCGTCTTTTATAGTTGCTAATGAGAATCGCTACACCATTCAAGAGGCACTCATTAAATTGAGAGATTGGAATCCCATGTGGAAGcccaaatatttcatgtgtgATTTTGATTTGAGAGAAATTTGGGCGCTTGAACAAACATTTGAAG GTTTAATGGTGTATCTTTGTGACTTCCATAGGGAACAAGCCTGGCACAGATGGCTAAGAGAAATTAAGCATGATTGCATTGATGAgaaagatgaaattaaaaaaat GTTAAGAGAAATAGCTGATGCTGATTCTGCAGAGTCATATGCAAATGCTTTGCAACAATTAAGAAGCAGTGATATTTTCAAGGCAAAGGTCTCCTTGAGAAATTGGCTCGAAAACAAATGGCTCCTGAACTGCAAG AGATGGTCAAAACTTTTCAGAAATTCACTCTTTAACATCAGAGTGAATACAACCAATGGCCTTGAAAGACAACACAAAGAACTCAAGGAAAACTACTTGACAGAGTATATAGATAAATCTCTGTCAAGTATGGTGACATCATTGGTAACCAAATACTTACCAGATAGTTATGAGAG GTATAAAGAATACAACATTCAGTCCTTGGATAACTATAGAAAGTATTCTAATGATGTTCCAGAGTTTTTAAGAAGCCGTCCAAGAAAATTTGTTGACCATTGTTTAGCCAGAATTCCACCTGCGGCTACACTGATCCCCATTGAAAATATGGAAGAAGTTAACCATGATCTGCTGGTTAGAAGTGTTGAGTCTGACAATTTATACCAAGTTAGACTCAATGATGATTTACCAAAATGTTCATGTCCAGATTGGAGAAAACATCACTGGCCATGTAAGCATATGCTGGCAGTCATGATGAACATGCCAAACAAAGATTGGAATACACTGCCAGAGTACTACAAAGCAACCCCTCATTTCAACATTGATTTTGGACTTCTGGAAACAAACAGAACAGAAACACTGATTGTTAACAATGCAAGCAGCTCAATGAAAGATGAATGCCAACAAGATTCAACTGCTTGCAGAGATAACACAGTAGAAAATTCCTCTTCCAAAGCTCGAAACTTATGTTTAGACAACATTAAACAAATTACAtctaatttattttgtattaataacAGCCAATACCTAGAAGAGTTAAATAATAGACTGGCAGTGTTGGTTAAGGAAACGGAAATGGAAGCACCTCATCAAAATGGTCTACGATTAAATTTGCCTGCTACCAAAAAGAAGACCATAAGTAGAAAGCAGAAAAACAACCTtcagcaaaaaaaaa GCAATTTCACAAGACGTCTTACCAAGAGATCTGCAAGCATAAAAAAAGTGCCATTTATGCGAAGACCACATTGGAGAAAGTACACAAAGACACTATCACCGGTTAAAATGAGTTCAAATGTATATTCTGCAG GGCTATGCAATGAAGAGTCAAAGAAATCAATGACAATCAGCCTCACAGAAATAGATAGAAGAAATG CAACTGACTTGTTGAGAAAAATTCAGTCAATTGGAAATGCATCCCATTATATTCTGGCCAAGGTTTATGGGGTAAATGTAACAGACATTGATATCGCATCACTTTTTGGGAATCGTTGGTTGACTGATCAg GTTATTGATGCCTACTTGGCTGTACTTTGTCAAGCACAACAAGACAATGGAAGAAATATCTTGCATATAACTGCTGCAGTAATGACCAACATATGCAAAGGAGATTCAATTGGAAATCAGAATCTATTCCAAACG aaaatcttAACAGATTATGAGATGATATGTGGAGTATATAATCAAGCAGGGAATCACTGGGACCTAGTG atattaacACCAACTGATGGACGAATACAGTTTTACAATCCAATGGGTTTCGAGGCACCAGTTGCGTATCAAGTTCAAAGAAACTGGAG TGACTATTTGGCATATAGAACCCACTTATTTgcagaaaaaacaaaagaatggAAATTGTATGTTGAAAAACATGCTTTGCAGTTAGATGGTTACAATTGTGGTGTATATTGTTTAATG TTTGCAGAGAGAATACTGTCAAAAAAAGAATTAACAGGCATTACACAAATAGAGGTCCaggaaaaaaggaaagaaattgcAGAGACCTTATTACTGTATGAAG TTTATATGAAAGATGCTTGTCCCTGCTGTGGATTTAATGTTCAAGAACAGCCTTGT aTTGGTTGTTTAATTTGTGGTAGACACTTCCATAAACTTCCTTTCTGTGTTGGTGAGAGCCTTGCCAAGGAAGATGCTAATTTTTTCACTTGCAAGATGTGCGAAAACAATATC attccAGACACAATAGATTTAGGTGGAATATTGGAAGAAAAGCCTGTTAAAGATTCAATTAATCCAGATCAAT ACTGTGAACCAAAACCAGAAATGAAGAAGACTTTTACCGGAACAACTGCCCTGTTTGTGAAAAACCTCATTGAATCT AAATTTTCAGAGGAGAGTATAGAGAATTTctttgataaaatatcaatccTTGATGTAAGAGATTGCTGGCTCTCTTTGGTTGACACGTTCAtggaaattaaagaaaatcttCCTTTCAATCCTGAAGATGTGAAATGGAAAGTTCCTGAATGCAGAAGAAAACTATTTTCGATGGGAGAGTTTGGTGATGG ATACATAGAGAACATTCCAACTAAATACATAAGAGACCATGTTTATCCAATTAAAGTCCAAACCAAAGCTTCTTGGACAATTTTCAGTGGACTGTCTGTCTTCATTTTTGGAACTGAAACCAAAGCTCAACAAATTAGACTTGCCATTGTCTGCACAGAGTTTTCAGAGATAGATAAg ACGCAAAATTACAATGATAAGACAATTATTCAGATGGAGCTGAAGAAAATGGATAATTTCTGCAAAGATGAAGATATCTTAG GTTTGTTTCACCTTAGGTTCATTCCAATGGCATTCAAGTTGAATGTTTGTATTCACAAACGACTTAATGGCATCGAAGAAACATTCAGACATGAATGCCAGGAACCAAATGGAACGGTTGAATTCTTGTCCATGCATCTGAAAAAGGAGCCTTGTGTGTCATACCACCTACTTGTAGATGGTATTTTTATCTTCAACAGAGGACCAGAACTAAGAGAACAATGTGGGGCAAACCAGTTTGGGCTCTGTCAAGGTCGATCAGAGTCCTACATTCAGTGTGGTAAATGCTTACAAAAGTACCATAGACAGTGTGTCATTGTTGAAGTTGAGACTTTTGCATGTGGTTGCCACATAGAAAGGCCACTGAAAAGTAGAAA TGAAAGAATTTATAGATGCAAAGAAGAATTTATGAAACATGTGAAGAGTCTTGATATTAAA aaattGGTATCAGATATTTCTTGTGAAAATATTAATTCTGCACGCTGGCAAACCATGATTGGAACTAACCCAAAAGAAAAACAGATATGGAAAGATGGGAATAACATGGTTCTAACAATGACTGGGGCACCTACA GAAATAACAAATTATGTAATTCAGCAAACTAATTCAAAGTCATTAAGCGCAAAAGGATTTGTTATGGATGTCTTTGCGCCAGAG GCAGTGGTAAAAGTAATTATGATGGTAGAAAACATCAACAGAATGCGTGCAGAATTATTCCTGCTAAAAGATATAAGTGCAAATTATGAATGTAGTAACACCTCAAAGATATAA